gcgcgcacGCGCATTGGCCCCCCCCGCGggagcgcgcgccgccgccgccgctcgcgtcCCACCCCCGCCCCCCGCACGCCCCCACGTGGGCTCGGCCCCTCCCCTGCCCGGCGCCGGTaccgggggcgcggcggcgcggcgcggggacgTACCGCGGACTGAAACCTCGGCTGCTcttcctgcgggggggggggggtggggtggggggggaagggggaagagagagagaaagacaaacaCGCGTTACCGCCGGCGGCCACCggcaccggcgcggcgcggggccggggccggggccggggcggcgccacTCACGTCGCTTTCCACCTCGATGTCATCGTTGTCGCTCATCGTTGCcggccggggagccgcgggccgcgccgccacaACAACAGCCCGCaccgcgcagccgccgccgccgccctcacgtgaccgcccgccccgcccctccccgccgcgccgccctctgGGAGACGTAGtccgccgcgcccggcgccgccgccgcgcctccgcGCCGCGCGGACTGCAGCTCCCGTcaccccccgcgcccggcgcgcGAGGcacgctgggagctgtagtccccgTGGGGGCGGAAGCGCCTCACTTCCGCCGGCGCCGGGCACACGtggaaggcggcggcggcacgacggcggcggggcccgcgggctcccccccgcccccccgacGGCGAGCCACGACGGGGTGCGGCTGAGTCTTTATTGAGGCGCAGCGGGGccatacaaaaaaaaagcaagcggGACGCGGAGCCGGCTTTGCAGCCCGGGGCGCCCGTGCCCCTGGCAGCGCTGGGAgcccgtggggcagccccactcCCGGGCCGCGTCCCGCCCCAGCGGGATCCAGCAGCGATAGCAAACGGTGCCGAGAGCtgggcccccccgccgcgggggtcAAAGGCACTTCTAGGAAGGGCCGTGTGGCTGCCCCACGGCACGCAGCGGGCACAGCAGGCAGCGGCAGTGTGTGGGGCAGGGCGCCTGGAGCTGGGACGCAGTCCTGTCTAGCCCAGGCCATCTCCATCCTCCTTGGGCAGCTCACAGGCAGCCTCTGCCGGGTGTTTGGCCTCCTCGGGCCGCTCCTGGGCCTCCCCCGGCTCGTCTTTGTCACGCGCCGCCTCGCCCTCCGAGCCTGTCTCATCCGAGTCGTCCTCCTCCAGGTAGCGGTAGCCGCGCACCTTGTGCCGCGGGCGGGGGATGCGGGGCACGCGGTACGTCACGTGCCGCGCCAGCTTGTGCTCCATCCACATGTAGGCGCCGCTGGCCGCTGCCAGTGCCAGCAGCATGATGGACAGCTTGGCCTGCaggggggcagagcaggggctcagGGCGCTCCTTCCCCCCAGGTCCCGCAGTCCCCCCGGGGCGATGGAGCTGACCCCAGGCTTGGGGGCACTGTGGGGACGGCTGCCTGCCCGCCCCCGCTCACCTTCATGGGCAGCTCTAACCACAGATACACCACGAAGATGGCCAGGGCCTGCCACCAGTGGTAGATGGTGAAGACGAAGTCTTGGCGCTCTTTGTCTTCGTACAGCATGCCCAGGAGAACTGCATGGGAGGAGACGGGCGCAGCTGGTCAGTGTGTCCCCCCTGTCCTGCCGGCAGCCCCTCTCTGGGCACCATCAGCAGCACCTGGCTGCACCAGGTCTGTCCTCACTGGCGGGTCCAGGGAGCTGGGACCACCTGGCCGTGCTGCGCCATGGGACACGGAGAGAAGATGTGTTGGGAGCTGGGGACCTGGCTCACACATCCCTGGTACTCACTGCTAATGCCGGTCTTGTTGAGGGCACTTCCTATgccccagagcacagccagcgCGTACAGCAGAGGCGCCTGGACCAGGGAGCGGGGCTCGGGCGCCCAGCAGAAGAGGGTCACCAGCAGCGCAGCGTGGATGAAGGCTCCAGCCAGCAGCAGGCTCTGCCGCCGCAGGCGCAGCGTGCAGAGGGCCAGGCTGGAGAAGGCCGAGGCGGAGAAGCCGTAGGCCATGAGGAGGTACGCCAGCTTCTCCAGCCCGATGGCGCACACACCGTAGTTCTGCAGGGAGGGCAGGCGGGCACCAGCTTAGCGCAGCCCTGGCCTGGTGCCAGCCCTCCTGGCGCCCCCAGGACCTTCCCACCCTGTCCCCAGGGCCACGAAGCGTACCAGGGAGAAGCCGGTGCAGACGAAGAGCACCTCGAAGCCGCTGTagatgaagaaggggaagaggtgGCGGAGGCGGTAGTCCCGCATGTGCTTGAAGGGCAGCTGGAAGATGTTGCCCCAGCCGATGCTGCGCAGGTCAATCTCCTCCGTGGGCCGGTAGGCTGAGCCGCACAGCACCAGGACCTGCCACAGAGCCGCGGGTGAGCCAGCGAGGAGAGCCCACGCCACCCAGCGCCCGCCCTGGCACTCACCACCAGCATGGAGAGGAAGGCTGCCGCCATGAGGGCGCTCTCCACGATGATGAGGTTGACGCTGCGGGGCAGGCTCTGCAGCACGGTCTTGTTGAAGCCAGGCAACATGCCCTTGCTCAGGGTACCTGGAGGGCACGTGCCGCGTCTCAGCACCACCCCGGCTGCCGTGGGAGAGGGGAGATGGCGCCAGACCATGGTGCAGTCTCACGCCTGGGCACTCACCACAGTGCTTGACCCCAAAGAGTGTGTGGTTGAGCTGGTAGAGGTAGTTGTTGAGGAAGAACAGCATGGGCATCTGAGCGCAGACGAAACTCAGCTGCAAGACACGGCAGGGGACGCTCAGCGCCAGGCCACCCCACGCACCCTCTCCCCTGTGTCCCCGCAGCGGTGCTCACGTGGAAGCAGGCGTAGAAGACGGTATGGAAGACGACGATGTAGGCGTTGCAGGCGCCCCGCGGTGCCCGCTGCTGCTCCTGGACGTGCTCCTCCTTGTAGTTGGCATACTCGTAGTACTTCTGGGCCATCCTGGGGGGCACAGGGGGTCAGCTGGCAGCAtggggacccccccggccccccagccccgctggtGCCTACCGCGTGATGTAGTTGCCTATAGAAGCCCAGAGGGGCACGATGGCCACCCCGATGGCCACTGCGGAGGGCACCAGCGTGTAATAGCGCTCCCAGTAGTTGCTGGAGACGAAGAGGGCGTAGATGCCCATGGCCAGGAACATGGTCCACTTGGTGCCGAAAAACCTGCCAGGGCAGAGGAGAGGACGGGATGGGTGCTGGCACTGGGGTGCCGCAGGGTGGTGGGGAGCCTAGGGCAGCGCCGTACCTGATGAGGACGGGTGTGTAGAGCAGCGCCACGATGGGGGTGACGTTGATGCCCATGAGCACCTTGCGGTCGATGTCCTCCAGCTCCATGTTGCTGTACTTCACCTCCCGGTAGGTCTCATCATAGTGCAGGATGAGCTGCATCTGCAGCAGgcctggggcagccccgagcaCCCGTCACAGTCCAGCCCCGCAACGGCGACGCAGGGAGCCCGGGTTGCGGCGGGGACCCGGCGCGGGAGGCAGGGCCGTACCCAGGTAGACGCCGTAGGTGAGCATGGCCGCCAGGCTGGCAGCCAGCACGTTCTTGACGATGCCGAGGCGCTTGCGGCGGAAGTActtctgctcttcctcctcctcgttGTAGTCGGGGTGCGCGCCCACAAAGTCGTCCAGCTATGGGGCCGCCGCTGGTCAGCCTCGGGCATGGCCACGGTGCTCCTGGGCCACCGTGGCCACCTGCCAGCTGGGTGCCGGGGACCCACTGCCACCCACACGAGACCCCCGAGCCTCACCTGCGCCTCTGTCCCCTCGGGGCTGAGGCCGTTCCCCCCCGCCGTGTCGGCGGCGTCCTGGCAGCAGTTGGAGCCCTTCTCCATTGCTGGGTCTGGGGGGTGGCCCAGGGAGGGTGTCAGGGGTGGGCGGCCCTGGGTGGCACCCCATGTGGCCTGCACCCTTGtgcccagcacccccagcccctgcACCCATGTGTGCTGCAGACCTGGTGCCCAGCATCCATGTGCCCCAAACCCCCAGCGCCCATGTGtgctgcagcctctgcagccccTATACCCAGCACCCATGTGCCCAGCACCCCCAACCCCTGCACCCACGTGTGCTGCAGCCCCTATGCTTAGCACCCGTGTGCCCCAAACCCCCAGCCCCTTTATGCCCTGAACCCTTGCACCCATGTGTGCTGCAGCCCCTATACCCAGCACCCATATGCCCAGCACCCCCAACCCCTGCACCCACGTGTGCTGCAGCCCCTATGCCTAGCACCCATGTGCCCAGCACCCTGAGCCCCTGCACCCATGTGTGCAGCCCCTATACCCAGCACCCATATGCCCAGCACCCCCAACCCCTGCACCCGTGTGCCCTGAGCCCTTGCACCCATGTGTGCTGCAACCCGGTGCCCAGCACCCATGTGCCCCGCACCCATGTGCCCCGAGCGCCTGCACCCATGCGTGCTGCAGTCCTTGtgcccagcacccccagcccctgcACCGGTATGTGTTGCAGCCCCGGTGCCCGGTACCGCCCGgtgccccccggtgccccccggctccccgcaccggggccgtggggccgggccgggccgggcgccgcttCCTCgtgcgggcggggcggggcggggcggggcgggaggaggcgcccttaaaggggccgcgccgcagccccggccctgcctgcgctgcccgccgccctcgAGCAGCACcgcggcacccccccccccccccgccccgcggcaccCCCGCCCcgcaccctgaccccccccccccccgcgcctcggcACGCCCGTGCTCCCTGCACGACACCCGGCCCCTCCTGCACAGCACCCCTTGCACCCACATGTGTGCGCCAcccatcccagccctgcccagcaccCCCGCGCAGCACCCCGCGCCCTCCTGCACGGCACCCGCTGCGTCCCAACCTGCGTGGCAGCGCCGCCTGCACAGCAAGCTTTGCGCCCCAACCTGTGCACCCTCCCCGCCgcacagcaccccccccccccaaaacgcctGCACGGCACCCCTGCTCCCGCGCAGCACCCGCATACTCCCCACACCCGACGGCGCGGCACCcatcctgtccccgtccccacccTGGGTGCCACCAgggcctgctgccagccagcccgCCCGCGGGACCCCGGCTGTGCCCGGCCCCAGGTGCTGGCGTCGCCCCGCGCTGCTGGGACTGAGGTGGGAGCTGGGCTCACCCAGCGGGTGCCGTGGGCCTGGCGGGTGCCGTGGGCTCCAGCGAAGCAGCACGCGGCACCggttcccttccccttcctggaGTCGCTCTGGGCGCTTTTCGCACTCTCGGTTCCCCTTTCCTGGCCCTGGGGCCCTGCTGAGGCAGCGGCAGGGTGATGGGGCAGGGTGCCTGGCCATGCCGcacagtggtggtggggggggacccTGGCTCCGGGATGCCCTACCAGCCCGGCGTGGACCTCCCTCCCCGTTGCACCCCTGTTTGCATGTGACGGGGCTCCCAGTGGGGCAATCACTGCTCCTCACTGCTCAGCATCCCGAAacctgggggcaggagggcacCTGTGCTGCCCTCGGTCAGGCCCGTGCCGGAGagagcggcggtgccggcgggcaGCGGGTGCCAGAGGAGTGAAGGGTGCCGCGGGACAGGGCGGAGAGGAGCGGGCTGAGCCTGTTTGCAGGGTGGAGCTGG
This is a stretch of genomic DNA from Apteryx mantelli isolate bAptMan1 chromosome 4, bAptMan1.hap1, whole genome shotgun sequence. It encodes these proteins:
- the UNC93B1 gene encoding protein unc-93 homolog B1 isoform X2 translates to MEKGSNCCQDAADTAGGNGLSPEGTEAQLDDFVGAHPDYNEEEEEQKYFRRKRLGIVKNVLAASLAAMLTYGVYLGLLQMQLILHYDETYREVKYSNMELEDIDRKVLMGINVTPIVALLYTPVLIRFFGTKWTMFLAMGIYALFVSSNYWERYYTLVPSAVAIGVAIVPLWASIGNYITRMAQKYYEYANYKEEHVQEQQRAPRGACNAYIVVFHTVFYACFHLSFVCAQMPMLFFLNNYLYQLNHTLFGVKHCGTLSKGMLPGFNKTVLQSLPRSVNLIIVESALMAAAFLSMLVVLVLCGSAYRPTEEIDLRSIGWGNIFQLPFKHMRDYRLRHLFPFFIYSGFEVLFVCTGFSLNYGVCAIGLEKLAYLLMAYGFSASAFSSLALCTLRLRRQSLLLAGAFIHAALLVTLFCWAPEPRSLVQAPLLYALAVLWGIGSALNKTGISILLGMLYEDKERQDFVFTIYHWWQALAIFVVYLWLELPMKAKLSIMLLALAAASGAYMWMEHKLARHVTYRVPRIPRPRHKVRGYRYLEEDDSDETGSEGEAARDKDEPGEAQERPEEAKHPAEAACELPKEDGDGLG
- the UNC93B1 gene encoding protein unc-93 homolog B1 isoform X1, yielding MDPAMEKGSNCCQDAADTAGGNGLSPEGTEAQLDDFVGAHPDYNEEEEEQKYFRRKRLGIVKNVLAASLAAMLTYGVYLGLLQMQLILHYDETYREVKYSNMELEDIDRKVLMGINVTPIVALLYTPVLIRFFGTKWTMFLAMGIYALFVSSNYWERYYTLVPSAVAIGVAIVPLWASIGNYITRMAQKYYEYANYKEEHVQEQQRAPRGACNAYIVVFHTVFYACFHLSFVCAQMPMLFFLNNYLYQLNHTLFGVKHCGTLSKGMLPGFNKTVLQSLPRSVNLIIVESALMAAAFLSMLVVLVLCGSAYRPTEEIDLRSIGWGNIFQLPFKHMRDYRLRHLFPFFIYSGFEVLFVCTGFSLNYGVCAIGLEKLAYLLMAYGFSASAFSSLALCTLRLRRQSLLLAGAFIHAALLVTLFCWAPEPRSLVQAPLLYALAVLWGIGSALNKTGISILLGMLYEDKERQDFVFTIYHWWQALAIFVVYLWLELPMKAKLSIMLLALAAASGAYMWMEHKLARHVTYRVPRIPRPRHKVRGYRYLEEDDSDETGSEGEAARDKDEPGEAQERPEEAKHPAEAACELPKEDGDGLG